From the genome of Rhizobium oryzihabitans:
CCGCATGAGGCTGAAGATGGCGATGGTGGAAGAGGCGAGTACGAGGCCGAGAAGAGCGCGCAATCCGCGCGGCGCTTCTTCGGAGAATTCGAACTGCCACCACAATGTCTGGCTGTAATCCGTATCGCGGTAGACGAAGAGCAGGATGGTTGCCGCGCCCGCGACGATGACGGCCATGGCGGCGAGCCAGCTTGGGCCCAGCGCCTGCTTTACCAGCGAGGCATGGCGGTTGAAGCTGCGCATATTGGCGGCAAGGGCCGCGATGAAGACGCCGAGGATGGCGGCCTCGAAGACCGCGATGGCCTTGAGAAGGGAGAGAACCAGCGCCAGCGACGCGGCGACCAGCGCAATCCACCAGGCGCCGTCAAGCCGTTGGCCGAGGCCGCGCGAGGCGACGACGAGCACGAGGCCGAGAATGCTGGTGAGAAAATGCGCGGCCTCGATGATCGGCAACGGCACGAAATTGGACAGGAAGTCCAGATTGCTGTCCGGCGTCGGCGTCACGCTCGAGAAGATCAGCATGGTGCCGAGGATCATCGCGAAGGTTGACAGCAGCGGCGGCGCGAGCCTGACGGCAAGCTGGCTGATATCGGAGACTACGGGTTTTGCCGCGAACTGCTTCATTTCCGAGACGAGCATCACCAGAATGGCGACCACCAGCGGCAGGACGTGATAGATCACGCGGTAAAGAACGAGGCTTCCAAGCAGCTGGTCAACGCTGATGGCATTGCCGAGGCCCGCAACCATCACGGTCTCGAAGACACCGAGACCGGCCGGCACGTGGCTGAGGACGCCGAGGCCGACGGCGGTGGCGTAGATCGCGAAGAATGTCGGCCATCCGAGATGGGTGTCGGGCAAGAGCACGTAAAGTACGGAGGCTGAGGCGGCGATATCGAAGGCCGAGACAAGGAATTGGCGCGAGGATGTGCGGCTGTCGGGAAGGCGAAGACGCCATGCGCCGAGCCGGATCGTATGGCCGTTGCGCCCGACATAGGCCGCGACGACGAGCACCGCGATGACGGCGAGTGCTGCGCCTCTGAGGATGACAGCATCAACCCCGATGATGGCGGCGATGCGCGGCGCGACGATGAAGGTGGAGACGGCGCTGACCGAAAGCAGGCCCAGCCCGAAGGAAAGCGTGACGAAGGCGATGACGCGGGCGATTTCGCCGGGCGAAAGCCCAAGGCGCGAATAGGCACGGAAGCGGATCGCGCCGCCGCTCAAAGGACCGAAACCGGCGGTGTTGCCGATGGCATAGGCGGCAAAGGCCGTCGCCGCCATGGGCGGGAACGGCAGCTTGCGGCCGATATATTCGATCGCATTGGCGTCGTAGAATATCAGCGCCAGAAAGCTGAGCGCGGTAAAGAGGATGGCGAGGAGCACGGCCGAAACCGAGGTCTGCGTCAGCGCGTCGATGACATCGTCATAGCGGACTTCCGACGTCAGGTGATAGATGGCGAAGGTCATCATCACGAAGACCAGCGTGATGGCGATCGCCGTCAGATAGGGCCGGTTTCTGGCAAAGAAGCTTTCAACCGCGGATTCTGCGACGTCGGTCTGTGTGATTTCGCTCTTGTCTGCCATGTGCTTTATCCAGCGCCCATTTCCCAAGGTTGGCGAACCACAGGAATGTGTCGCTAATTCGTTTCGGTTGAGGAAATGTGATTAGCAGAAAAGCATGAAGTGTCGATGTGGAGTTTGTGACTGTTCATCCCATGAATTTCGCCAAGTCTAAAGGCTAAATTGCAACTATGGAATGCATGATTTGCGGGATTGTTCCGAAAGGCAGTCAATTGACCGTTGCGGTTGCTTGGTGACGGGGTTTGATGCGACTACACGCTCCTTTCAATTGAAGGAGAATGCAAATGAACATGCCCACAAGAATAGTGATTTCGCTCATCGTCGCCATCGTGGCGGGCGGCGGTTACATGACCGTTGACAAGATGCGGGGCGCCGAATGGGTCGTTTCGCCGCAGCAGATCGCCGATGCCAAGGCGAGCGGACAGGCCGGATATGAAGAGCGTCCGGGAACGGTAACGGTTCTGCCGATCCGCAGCGAAACGGCGGATGCGCTGCCGGTCAAATGGGCGATGATTGCCGTGGTTGCCGGTCTTCTGGCGTTTCGCGCCACGGGCAAAAAGAAAGCGGCAAAGGCCTGAGGGCCCGCCGCTCTTCTCTCTCCGGCGCGGTTGCGCGCCGGACGAAGGATGAAAACGGGGCGCTTTACGCGCCCCAGCTTTTCTCCAGCACGCGCACCCAGTTGCCATGGCAGATCTTGGCGAGTGCGTCGTCGTCATAACCGCCCTTGCGCAGAGCCTCGACCAGCAATTGCAGGTCGGCTGCATCCTTCATGGCGGCGGGAATGGTGGTGCCGTCGAAGTCCGAACCGAGGGCGACGTGATCGATGCCGATGCGGTTGACGATATAGTCCACGTGGCGGACCAGTTCGTTCAGGTCCGTGTTCGGGTTCTTCACGCCATCCTGACGCAGGAACAGAACGCCGAAATTGATGCCGGCAAGGCCGCCCGTGTCGCGGATGGCGTCCAGCTGGCGGTCCGTCAGGTTGCGGCTGTGATTGCACAGCGCATAGGCGTTGGAATGCGATGCCACCAGCGGCGCATCGGAAATCTTGGCGATATCCCAGAAACCCTGCTCGTTCATGTGCGACAGGTCGACCATGATCTTCAGTTCGTTGCAGGTCTTCACCAGTCGCTTGCCGGCATCGGTGAGGCCGGGGCCAATATCCGGCGTCGACGGGAAACGGAAGGGAACACCGTAAGCGAATATGTTCGGGCGGCTCCAGACCGGTCCGAGCGTGCGGAGGCCTGCCTCATGCAGCACGTATAATGCATCCAGATCGGCGCCGATCGCTTCTGCGCCCTCGATATGGAACACGGAGGCGAAGGCGCCTTCAGCCATGGCGCTGCGAATATCGGCGGCCGTGCGGCAGATCTTGAGTGCGCCTGCGGATTGCTTCTCGGCGCGGAACAGCAGCCCCGCCATCGCAAGCGTCGCCTTCAGCGCGTCCGCCTCGGTCGGTGTCGAATAATCGCCGTTTGCGTCCTTTTCCATGCTGAGCGAGGGCACGTAGGCGGCGCAGAGACCGCCGGCCAGGCCGCCCTTCTTCGCACGCGGCAGGTCGATGTGGCCGACCGTATCCCCTTCGATGAGAAGCGTTTCGGGAGAAGCATTGCCCGATCGCCATAACCGCAGAAGCACGTCGTTGTGGCCGTCAAAGACGGGTACGGTTTTTTCATCGGTCATGGTCATTCACCTTTGGATATGCGGAGCCGCGCGGGCGCGCGTCCGTCAGACTTTGTGGGAATTGGTAGAGGAAAGGTCAAGGCGGGAGCAAATGCAATCCGTGCATAGGCTCTGCCAAATTTGGAATTGGTCGCGCCTCGTTTGCTCATGGTAATCGCGGGGAAACATAAAAAAAATGACTGGATTGGGGCAGACCCATACCGTTTTCCGAAAAATAAGGTCCGAAAGGGGATTTTCGATGATTTCAAGACGCAACCTGCTGATTGCTGGCGCAGCCGTACCGTTCCTGTCCTATGCGCGCATTCCGGCATTCGCCGCAACGCCCAAGGATATTCTGGTCGTTGCGCAGCAGCTGGACAACATGACGAGCCTTGATCCGCATGAAGGCTTCGAAGCCGTCGGCGGTGAAATCATGTCCAACATGTACCAGAAGCTCGTGCGCGCCAATCGCGAAGATTCCACCAAGGTCGATCCGGTCATCGCGAAATCCTGGGAAGCCGATGCTGACAGCAAGGTCTTCACCTTTGTCATCGGTGACGAAGCGACCTTCTCCAGCGGCGCGAAAGTCACGGCGGAAGATGTTGCCTTCTCGCTGCAGCGCGCCATCAAGATGAACAAGAGCCCGGCCTTCATCATCAGCCAGTTCGGCTTCACTGCTGAGAATGCCGAGACGACCATCGTTGCCGCCGATGACAAGACGGTGAAGCTGACGACGGCGAAGCCGACCGCCATCTCCTTCCTGCTTTATTGCCTCTCCGCCAATATCGGCGCGATCGTCGAAAAGAAGGCGGTTCTCGCCAATGCTTCCGGCGAAGATCTCGGCAATGGCTGGCTGCAGAAGAACAGCGCCGGTTCCGGCGATTTCATGCTTCAGGCCTGGAAGCCGAGCGAAAGCGTCGCACTCACGGTCAACCCGAACGGCCCTTACAAGGGTAACATCAAGCGCATCATCCTGCGCCACGTCACCGATCCGTCTTCCCAGCTTCTGATGCTGCAGAAGGGCGATATCGACATTGCCCGCGACCTCACTTCGGAACAGCTGCGCAGCGCGCAGAATGACGCGAATATCGAGCTGGATCGCAAGAGCATTGCCTCGCTGGTGCTGATCTCGCTCAACCAGGGCAATGAGAACCTTGCCAAGCCACAGGTCTGGCAGGCCATCAAATGGGCGCTGGACTACAAGGGCATGCAGGAAAACATCGTTCCGCTGTCCCACAAGGTTCACCAGAGCTTCGAGCCGGAAGGTTTCCCCGGCGCCGTCAACGACATCCCGTTCCAGCGGGACGTCGAAAAGGCCAAGGCACTGATGGCGGAGGCCGGCCTTGCCGACGGTTTCGAAATCAGCATGGACCACTATTCCGCGCAGCCCTATCCGGACCTGGCGCAGGCCATCCAGGCAAACCTTGCTGATATCGGCATCAAGGTACGTCTGCAGTCGGCTGAAAACCGTCAGGTCCTGACCAAGATGCGCGCCCGCGAGCACCAGATGGCGCTTTCTGCATGGGGTACGGATTATTTCGATCCGCATTCCAACGCGGATGTCTTCAACATCAACAAGGACAATGGCGACGACGCCAAGTCGAAGCCGTTCCTGTGGCGTTCGCGTTTCAAGAACGACGATTTCGCTGCCAAGGCGGAAGCCGCCCGCGACGAGAAGGACCCGGCAAAGCGCGTGGAGCTTTATGAAGCCCTGCAGCGCGAGCACATGCAGAACAGCCCGTTCGTCTTCATGTTCCAGACGACAAAGACGGCTGCCTTCCGCAAGGGCGTTTCCGGTTTCGAACTCGGCGTTCTCTCCGAGGGCAATTCCTACCACGATGCGAAGAAAGCGTGACATTGAACAAGCGCGTCAAAAGCATATCGTCGATACTGAGCAGCGTCATTCTGACGCTGTTCGGTTTGATGGTCATCACCTTCATGATCGGGCGCGTCATGCCCGTCGATCCCGTCATTGCAGCGGTCGGCGACAACGCGCCTGAAGACGTCATCGTGCGCGTGCGTGCGGAAATGGGCCTCGACCAGCCGCTGGTCGTGCAGTTCTTCCATTATGTCTCGCAGGTTCTGCACGGCGATTTCGGTAACTCCATCCTGACCCGCAATCCGGTCTGGGTGGATATTACCCGCGTCTTCCCGCCACGTTCGAACTTGCCACGGCAGCCCTCATTCTCGCAGCCCTGATCGGCATTCCGCTCGGCGTCTGGGCCGCCGTCAGGCAGGGCAAGACGACCGACCAGATCATCCGCATCGTCTGCCTTGCCGGCCATTCCGTGCCCGTCTTCATGCTGGCGCTGATTTCGCTGCTGGTATTTTACGCCACGCTCGGCGTCGCGCCCGGACCGGGCAGGCAGGACATCATCTATGACGGCATGATCTCGCCGGTCACCGGCCTGATGACTGTCGACACGCTGCTTGCCGGCGACTGGGGCGCGTTTTACGACGCACTTGCCCATATGGTGCAGCCGGTCTGCATTCTCGCCTATTTCAGCATGGCCTATATCACCCGCATGACGCGCGCCTTCATGATCGACGCGTTGAAGGGTGAATATGTCATCACCGCCCGCGCCAAGGGCCTGTCCGCCATGACCGTCATCTGGGGACACGCCTTCCCGACGGTTGCCGTGCAGCTCGTCACGGTTCTCGCACTCACCTATGCCGGCCTTCTCGAAGGCGCCGTGGTGACGGAAACCGTCTTCAGCTGGCCGGGCCTTGGCCAATACCTCACCGTCTCGCTCATGAACGCGGACATGAACCCCGTCGTCGGAGCAACCCTGTTGATCGGCCTGATCTATGTCGGCCTCAACCTGCTCGCAGACGTGCTTTACCGAGTAATGGATCCTCGCGTTCGATGATGTTAGCTAATTTCAGAAACTGGGCTCTGGATGAGACTCCGCATTCCCGCAGCCAGGCTGCCTGGGGAAACCGGTACCGCATCTGGCTGAACCTCAAGTCCAACCCGCTGGCGGTGATCGGTCTGACCATCATCGTCGTCTTCATTGCGCTGTCTTTGCTGGCGCCGCTCATCGCGCCTTACGATCCGGCCGCGCAGAACCTCGGCAACCGCCTTGCCTTCCCGAATGCCGCGCACTGGTTCGGCACGGATGAGCTGGGCCGTGATATCCTTTCGCGCATCCTTTACGGCGGCCGTGTCACACTCGGCATGGTCATCGCCGTCGTCGTTCTCGTCGCGCCGATCGGGCTCGCCATCGGCTGCATCGCCGGTTATTTCGGCGGCATCGTCGATACGGTGCTGATGCGGGTGACGGACGTGTTCCTGGCCTTCCCGCGCCTTATCCTCGCGCTCGCCTTCGTCGCGGCGCTGAAGCCCGGCGTCGAAAGCGCCATTCTCGCCATCGCGCTCACCGCATGGCCGCCTTATGCGCGTCTTGCGCGCGCCGAAACCATGACGGTGCGCGGCAGCGACTTCGTCGCGGCCTACCGGCTGACCGGCGCTTCCGCCTGGCGCATCATCGCCCGTCACATCGCGCCGCTCTGCGTGCCGAGCCTTATCGTGCGCATCACGCTCGACATGAGCTCGATCATCATCACCGCCGCCAGCCTCGGCTTCCTCGGCATGGGTGCCCAGCCGCCTTCGCCGGAGTGGGGCGCGATGATCGCAACCGCCAAGCGCTTCATCTTCGAACAATGGTGGGTCGCCACCATTCCGGGCATTGCCATATTCCTCGTTTCGCTCGCCTTCAACTTCCTTGGTGATGGTCTGCGCGACGTGCTCGACCCGAAGGGACATTGAGCCATGCTGGTCGAAATCGAAAATCTGAAGATCGCTTTCCAGACCCGTACCAGCCGTTTCGAGGCGGTGCGCGGTGTTTCCATGAAGCTTGGAACCGAAAAGCTCGGCATCGTCGGTGAATCCGGTTCGGGCAAGAGCCTCACGGCGCGTGCGCTGATGAAGCTTCTGCCCTCCAATGCCGATATCAGGGCCGACAAGCTCTCCTTCGACGGTATCGACGTGCTTTCCGCCAGCGAAAAGCAGATGCGCCAGATCCGGGGGAAACGGGCGGGTTTCATCCTTCAGGACCCGAAATATTCGCTGAATCCGGTCAAGACCATGGGCGCACAGATCGCGGAAGCATGGCGCGCCCACAAGGGCGGCAGCAAGCGCGCGGCCATGGAAGCGGCCATCGCCCTGCTCGATCAGGTGAAAATCCGCAATCCGCGTCAGGTTGCGTCGTCCTATGCGCATGAGGTTTCCGGCGGCATGGGCCAGCGCGTGATGATCGCCATGATGCTGGCGCCCGATCCGGAACTCCTGATCGCCGACGAACCGACCAGTGCGCTCGACGCCACGGTACAGGCGGAAATCCTGCGGCTGATCGAGGAGCTGGTATCTGAACGCGGCATGGGCCTCATCCTCATCAGCCACGACCTGCCGCTCGTCTCGCATTTCTGCGACCGCGTCGCCGTCATGTATTCCGGCCGGGTGATGGAGGAGCTGAAGGCGTCCGAACTCCTGAAGGCCGAACATCCCTATACAAAGGGACTTCTGAACTGCATTCCCTCGCTGACGCATCCGCGCGAGCGTCTTCCCGTTCTCAACCGTGATGCAGCGTGGTCCAGCCAATGATCGACGTCGATAATCTCCGTATCAAGTTCGGCGACCGTGAAGTGGTGAAGGGCGTGTCCTTTTCGGTCGAAAAGGGCGGCAGCTTCGGCATTGTCGGCGAAAGCGGCTCGGGCAAGTCCACCATCCTGCGCGCCATGGCCGGTCTCAACGAAAGCTGGGAAGGCCGCATCGCCTTTGCCGGCAAGGACGCGCCGCTGAAGCGCACGCCGGAATTCTTCCGGCAGGTGCAGATGGTGTTTCAGGATCCTTACGGGTCGTTGCATCCGCGCCAGACCATCGACCGTATCCTCAGCGAATTGCCGCTGGTTCACGGCATGGACAATATCGAAAAACGCATCCAGCAGGCCTTGTCGGATGTGGCCCTGCCGCAGGCGGTGCGCTTCCGTTACCCGCACCAGCTTTCCGGCGGCCAGCGCCAGCGTGTGGCGATTGCGCGTGCGTTGATTGCCGACCCGCAGGTGCTGCTGCTCGATGAGCCGACTTCGGCGCTCGACGTTTCGGTTCAGGCGGAAATCCTGAACCTGTTGCAGGACCTGCGTGCGGCGCGCAACCTCACCTATATCCTCGTCAGCCACAATCTGGCTGTTATCGCGCATCTTTGCCCGCAGGTGGGCGTGATGCTGAACGGTGAAATGGTCGAGCAGCTGAGCGCGGGCGATCTGCGCGAGGGCCGTATCAAGCACCCACATACGGAAGAGTTGCGCAGCCTGAGCATCAGGCTGGAAGAGCCGGCCTGAAGTTGGTTTGGGATGACGGAGAGGGAGCACAAGCTTTCCTCCGTCATCCTCGCTCCTGAGGCGAGGATCCATGCACCCGTGAGAGGTAGGTCCTCGGGTCAAGCCCGAGGATGACGTCGAATATGCCGCGTCGGTTCCTCGTCCGTCCGGTTTTCAATGAAGACACAAGAGACCGAACAATGTCACAGCAATTCGACTGGAACGCCGCTTCAACGCTTGCCGAGAGCTTCGTCTCGCAATGGGCGGGCAACGAGCCGGGCGGGGCAGTCATCGGTTTCGATCTCGACGGCATCCGTTTCGCCCATGCGGGTGGCGTGGAAAGCCTTTCCACCTTCACACCCTTCACGCCGAAAAGCGTGGTGCGTTATGCCTCCGTCACCAAACACGCCTTCTGCGCCATGGTGCTTGCCCATTCTGATCTGATCGGGCTTGACGATCCGCTGGGCAAGCATCTGCCGGAGCTGCAATTGCCGCTCCGCGACGTCACGGTCGGGCAGGCGCTGGATATGAGCGGCGGGTTGCCGGACACGCGCGAATGCCTCTCGCTGCTTGGTCTTTCCGTCTACACCGAAACGAAGGCCGGTCCGCTTCTCGACTATATCTCGCGGTTGACCCGACTGAACTTCGATGCCGGCAGTGAGGTTTCCTATTCGAATACCGGCTATCGTCTGGTGGAAGCGGCGCTGGAGCGCCATGGTTTCCGTTTCGATGATTTCGTGCAGGCGCAAATTGCCGGCCCGTTCGGCGTTTTCCTGAAGGCGCCGGATGTCTGGAACGATCCGGTCGATGGATTGGTACCCGGCTACTGGAAGGCGGAAAGCAACTGGCAGCTCTCGGCAGCCGGCCTGCATATTTCCGCTTCGGGCAGTCTTGCCGGCAGTGCCGAAGCGCTGACCCGCTGGCTGCAGGGCCTGATGCGGGGTGAGGGCAGCTTGGCGGGCGTTCTGGACGGGCTTTCCACCGAGCGGCCGCTCGCCGATGGACGGATGAGCGAATATGGCCTCGGCCTGCGCTGGTCGCACCTTGGCGACAGGCGCTTCGTCGGTCACGGCGGTTCGCATCCGGGATACAAGACCTATTTCCTGCTCGATCCGGAAAACGGCACGGGTTTCGTCGTGGTGTCTAACCGCGAGGATACCAACGGCTTCAAGATCGCGCTGGAAAGCATGGCGGCCCTGACAGGTCTGCCTTTGCCCAAACCCGCCGCCAGCCTGCCGGAAGGCCTTTATGTTACTGAAAGCGGACCGTGGTGGCTGGAGATCAAGGGCAGCACATCCACTTTCATCGATGGCGACGACACGCTTTATGAAGATGCCGATGGCTGGGTGTCATCGCGTTCGGCATCGTCGCCCATGCACCTGAAGCTCGAGGGTGATGCGATTATTGGGGAGGCAGGCCACGCCGCCCGCCGCTTCCTGCCGGTAGGCGATCATGCTGTGCCCGATGATCTTTCGGGGTCGTGGCGCTCCGATGAGGGAGCGGAATTTGCGATCAGCGGCTCCTCGCTGACGATGGGCATCGGCCCAACGCGACGCAGCATGCCTCTGAAGGCACTCGGCAATGGCCGTTTCCTCTTCACGCTGATTGATGGGCCATGGACGAAGCGTGTCTGCCTCAATCGTTTGGGCGATGACCGGATCGAGCTGGTTTCCAGCCGCGCACGGATGATCGAATATTCGCGAAGCCGCTAACGGTCTGAAACCGATCCCATCGCGTCCCGCAAACTCGACGTCATCCTCGGGCTTGACCCGAGGATCCATTGTCGCGCGTGGATCGTGGATCCTCGGGTCAAGCCCGAGGATGACGGAGAGAGAGGTTTGGCACCGTCTATCCGTAGTTTCGGGCTTTCTAAAAGGGTTTCAATCAGCCCTTATTGCTCCTAATAAAGACCCCATGTTCCGGTTGAAGGCCGGGACGACATCTTTGTGGGAGAACAGGCCCTTGGAAGTCAAATGGCTCGAGGATTTCCTGGCGCTGGCCGGAACGCTCAATTTTTCGAAGGCGGCGGATGAGCGGCATGTGACGCAATCCGCTTTCAGCCGAAGGATCAAGCAGTTGGAAGCCTGGGTGGGCGCCACGCTGGTCGACCGCGCCTCTTATCCCTCCCGGCTGACCGAAGCGGGGGTGAAATTCGTGCCGGTGGCGCAGGAAACGCTGAAACAGCTTTACCACGCCCGGCGCACTCTGCTTCAGGAGGAGGGGGCGGATGCGAAGACCGTGCGACTGACGGCGCTGCACACGCTGTCTTTCACCTTCTTTCCAGACTGGCTGAAAAGGGTAAACGAGACGGCGGGGCCGCTGTTTTCAGTTTTGAGGCCCGATTCCGGCAGCATGGAGGAAAACCTTAATTCGCTGGTGGATGGGCAGAGCGATTTCCTTTTGACCTATGCCCATCCCGAAGTGCCGATGCTGCTCGATGCGCAGACCTTCGAGTTCCGCGTGCTGGGTGCAGAAAATATCATTCCCGTTTCCGCGCCGGCGAAAGATGGTTCACCGCTGCATGAACTCGTGGAAAACGCGAAGAAACCCTTTGCATATCTGGATTACGAAAAGGCGTCGTTCTTCGGGCCGCTGCTGCGCGATCTCTTGAGCGCGCGCCTGCCGCAGTTCGAGCGGGTGCATGAGGGTAGCATGTCGGTGGGGCTGAAAGCCATGGCAATGGCTGGCTGGGGTGTCGCCTGGGTGCCGGAAAGCCTGATGCGGCACGAGCTGGACAGCGGCACGCTGGTGCGTGCCGCGGATCACAGTTTCGATATTGCCGTCGATATCAGGCTTTATCGTTCCAAGGAGAACCGCCGCCCCGTTGTCGAGCGCATATGGGCGGTTCTCGAAGATTGATCGTGGTCAGATCGCCGTGCGGCGGGCGTTTTCGAGATAAAGCGCGCGCAGGCGGCTCACCAGCGGGCCGGGCTTGCCATTGCCAACCGGCTTGCCGTCGATCTTCGTCACTGAAACCACGAAGTTGGAGGCGCTGGTGAGGCACGCCTCATCGGCATTCAGCGCCTCTTCCAGCGTGAAAGGCCGCTCTTCCAGCGTGAAGCCGGCTTCCTTGGCCAGTTGCAGGGCGGCAAGGCGGGTGCAGCCGGGCAGGGTCTTGTTGCTGTTGCCGCGGGTGATGATCTTCCTGTCGCCGGTGATGATATAGGCGGTGGAGGATGCGCCTTCGGTGACAAAACCGTCCTCGATCATCCACGCCTCGTCGCAGCCTTCGGCCTTGGCGATGCGTTTTGCCATCACCTGCGGCAGAAGGCAGACGGTCTTGATGTCGCGGCGCTCCCAGCGCTGGTCGGGAACGGATTTGACCGCAAGGCCCGCCTCTTCGACAGGGGTGCCGATGAGTTTCTTGGCTTGGGTGAACATCACCAGCGTCGGCTTCAAATCAGCGGAGAACAGGAAGTTGCGGTCTTCCGCACCACGCGTCAGCTGCAGGTAGATCATGCCTTCGACGAGGTTGTTGTCGGCGATCAGGCGGCGTTCGGCCTCGACGATTTCCTTCGTCGTGACCGGCAGCGGCACGTCGATTTCACGGGCGCTGCGTTCAAGCCGGGCCATATGCAGGTCGCTGTCAATCAGCTTGCCTTCCAGAACGGAGGTGACTTCATAAATGCCGTCGCCGAACAGGAAACCGCGGTCGAAGATGGAAAGGCGGGCGTCCGCCTCAGGCAGGAATTCGCCGTTGAGGTAAACGATGCGACCGGGTTGGCTAGTCATGAAAACTCCGTCTGGAAAGGTCAGGCTGAAAGAAGGGTTTTGAGGGTATCGATGGAAATGGCCTCGACAGTTGAGACTTTGCCGGTTGCGGCATTGAAGCCTATTGTCGTCGTTGCCGTGCAGAGCGAATTGAGGATCGCCTCTTCGCTCGCCTCTATGGCGGCCTCGAACAGCGGCGAAATCGCATCGTTGGAGAGTTCAGGGAAATCGGCGACGGCCTTGCGGCGCGCAGGTGTTTTGCGAAGCCGCTCGTCGGTCGAAAATGCCAGTGCATAGTCGCCGGAACCATTGCTGAGTGCGGCGCCCGTGCGGGCCAGCCCGCCGAAGCTTCTGGCGGCCAGACGCTTCAGATTGCGGGAGGAAAGCGGCGCATCGGTTGCGATGATGATGACGATCGAGCCGTCCTTGTCCTTGTGCTCCGGGCTCACATAGGGCTTGCCGCAGACGAGGAGATGGCCGCCATAGTTGGACTGTACGAGAACGCCGAGCGTATAGGTCTCTCCGGCGATGGTGACGATGCGCGAGGCGGTGCCGATACCGCCTTTCATGCCGAAAGCGACCGTACCGGTTCCGGCACCCACGCCGCCCTCGGCCACCGGGCCTGTGGCCGCGTTTTGCAGCGCGGCTGATATCTCATCGACCGTCGGCCGGCCGGCACGGATGTCGTTCAGGCGGGAATCGTTGGTTTCGCCGACGACGGCATTGATCGAGACGACTTTCTCATTGCCCGGCTGCGCCAGCGTATGGCGGTTGATTGCCTCGATGGCCCGGCCTGTCGCCAGCGTATTGGTGAGGATGACAGGTGTTTCGAGCTCGCCGAGTTCCTCGATCTGGGTGGAGCCGGCGAATTTGCCGAAGCCGTTATAGACGGCGAAGGCGGCGGGCACCTTGTCCTGAAAGAGATTACCGCCATGCGGAAGGATCGCGGTTGCGCCGGTGCGGATCGTGTCGCCTTCGATGACGGTCGAGTGGCCGATGGTCACGCCTTCGACATCGGTGATGGCGTTGAGCGGGCCGGTCTCGAAATGGCCGGGCCGGAAACCGATATCGCGCAGTCTCTGGCGGGTCGTCTGATGCATCGGGCGATCACTTTTGCGGAATGCAGGCTGAAATTGGAGCGGGCG
Proteins encoded in this window:
- a CDS encoding serine hydrolase domain-containing protein; protein product: MSQQFDWNAASTLAESFVSQWAGNEPGGAVIGFDLDGIRFAHAGGVESLSTFTPFTPKSVVRYASVTKHAFCAMVLAHSDLIGLDDPLGKHLPELQLPLRDVTVGQALDMSGGLPDTRECLSLLGLSVYTETKAGPLLDYISRLTRLNFDAGSEVSYSNTGYRLVEAALERHGFRFDDFVQAQIAGPFGVFLKAPDVWNDPVDGLVPGYWKAESNWQLSAAGLHISASGSLAGSAEALTRWLQGLMRGEGSLAGVLDGLSTERPLADGRMSEYGLGLRWSHLGDRRFVGHGGSHPGYKTYFLLDPENGTGFVVVSNREDTNGFKIALESMAALTGLPLPKPAASLPEGLYVTESGPWWLEIKGSTSTFIDGDDTLYEDADGWVSSRSASSPMHLKLEGDAIIGEAGHAARRFLPVGDHAVPDDLSGSWRSDEGAEFAISGSSLTMGIGPTRRSMPLKALGNGRFLFTLIDGPWTKRVCLNRLGDDRIELVSSRARMIEYSRSR
- a CDS encoding ABC transporter ATP-binding protein, with product MIDVDNLRIKFGDREVVKGVSFSVEKGGSFGIVGESGSGKSTILRAMAGLNESWEGRIAFAGKDAPLKRTPEFFRQVQMVFQDPYGSLHPRQTIDRILSELPLVHGMDNIEKRIQQALSDVALPQAVRFRYPHQLSGGQRQRVAIARALIADPQVLLLDEPTSALDVSVQAEILNLLQDLRAARNLTYILVSHNLAVIAHLCPQVGVMLNGEMVEQLSAGDLREGRIKHPHTEELRSLSIRLEEPA
- a CDS encoding P1 family peptidase; its protein translation is MHQTTRQRLRDIGFRPGHFETGPLNAITDVEGVTIGHSTVIEGDTIRTGATAILPHGGNLFQDKVPAAFAVYNGFGKFAGSTQIEELGELETPVILTNTLATGRAIEAINRHTLAQPGNEKVVSINAVVGETNDSRLNDIRAGRPTVDEISAALQNAATGPVAEGGVGAGTGTVAFGMKGGIGTASRIVTIAGETYTLGVLVQSNYGGHLLVCGKPYVSPEHKDKDGSIVIIIATDAPLSSRNLKRLAARSFGGLARTGAALSNGSGDYALAFSTDERLRKTPARRKAVADFPELSNDAISPLFEAAIEASEEAILNSLCTATTTIGFNAATGKVSTVEAISIDTLKTLLSA
- a CDS encoding LysR substrate-binding domain-containing protein, with the protein product MEVKWLEDFLALAGTLNFSKAADERHVTQSAFSRRIKQLEAWVGATLVDRASYPSRLTEAGVKFVPVAQETLKQLYHARRTLLQEEGADAKTVRLTALHTLSFTFFPDWLKRVNETAGPLFSVLRPDSGSMEENLNSLVDGQSDFLLTYAHPEVPMLLDAQTFEFRVLGAENIIPVSAPAKDGSPLHELVENAKKPFAYLDYEKASFFGPLLRDLLSARLPQFERVHEGSMSVGLKAMAMAGWGVAWVPESLMRHELDSGTLVRAADHSFDIAVDIRLYRSKENRRPVVERIWAVLED
- a CDS encoding D-amino-acid transaminase; amino-acid sequence: MTSQPGRIVYLNGEFLPEADARLSIFDRGFLFGDGIYEVTSVLEGKLIDSDLHMARLERSAREIDVPLPVTTKEIVEAERRLIADNNLVEGMIYLQLTRGAEDRNFLFSADLKPTLVMFTQAKKLIGTPVEEAGLAVKSVPDQRWERRDIKTVCLLPQVMAKRIAKAEGCDEAWMIEDGFVTEGASSTAYIITGDRKIITRGNSNKTLPGCTRLAALQLAKEAGFTLEERPFTLEEALNADEACLTSASNFVVSVTKIDGKPVGNGKPGPLVSRLRALYLENARRTAI